GTTGTTTCGCAGATTTGGCAGCGTCTCAAAAGCGCTCAGACAGGCGGGCATCAAACAGGTCAGTCACGGACGAAGACATACTGAAGACGAGGTATTCGAAAACCTACTCGAAGTTTGGACGCACTACGGTCGGCCGCCGACCGTGTCCGAGATGGACAAACCACCATCGACTGTTGGTAAAAACACTTACATCCATCGCTATGGGGGATGGAGAAAAGCACTGAAGGCCTTCGTGGAGCGTGCCAACTCGGAAGCCGATGGCGATCCGGCGCACGATCTCAAACAAGATACTTCCAACTTGGTGGGTCGGACCGGTCCAACGAAAAGTACCACGACCAGCGCCGCCGGTCCGAGCAGACCACAATCTGTAAGTCAAATTATCGCGCGTCCTCGCATCACAAGACCTGCGCCGACGAACATCAAACCCGAGGACAGGCGCGACCCAAACATCGGCCTTCGTTATAAGGTGCTTCAGCGTGACCGGTTTCGCTGCCAGCGCTGCGGCCGAAGCCCAGCCACCGAGCTGGGCTGTAGGTTGCATGTCGACCACATTATTCCCTTCTCCAAGGGAGGTAAAACTACGTTCGAGAATCTACGAGCGCTTTGCGTTGACTGTAACGTTGGCAAGAGTAATCGTAGCGTCTAAGCGACGAACAAGAACTTGAAGAAACAAGAGAATTAGCCTAACGACGGAATTGACCGAACTCTCATGACTTGCCGCGCCTGGCGGCGCGAACAAGTCATTCGAGCGGGCGTCCCCTGCGGGGCTTCGCCTTGCCGGCGCGGATGCGCGAGCCTAAGGCTCGCTCCCTCCCCGCCCCGTCTGCGGTCGCCGCTCAATTCCGTCGTTAGCCCACATGAAAGGAATTGCGATGTGAGTGTGTCGTTTAGCGATCTTGAAGACGCCTTTCTTTTCGTTAGTAGCGGGTCACCGTTTGAACATAGCGCTGTGCTTTGCCGAGATACTGGTAAGATTTATTACAAATCTGAGTTTGGTGACCTAGATGAAATACCCGAAGACCTAGATTATGAGAAGTGCGTAGAAATCCCCCACAAGAACGATTTGAATCTCGGCAAGGAGCTAGTTTATGAATTCGCAGAAATGCGTTTTCCTGATGAGTTAAATAGAGTTGAGCACATTTTTAGTCACAAAGAGGCATACTCAAGATTCAAGCAAATGCTCGAAGAAAAAGACCTTCTCGACGAGTGGTCTATGTTTGAAAATCAACATTCAAAGTTGGCTCTTAAAAAATGGTGTAGAGACGAAGGTGTTGAAGTAACGGGCTAACAAATCGCTGCACCTGACCCCGAAAGCGTTCGGGACAGGTGAGCTTTACGTTAGTCCTATAAAAATGGGAAAAGATCAATCGTAATTATCCTGCTACAATTGTAGTGGGTGGCCTGAGTTATTTAGCTATTACAAGGGCGTCGGCCCAAGAAAGGAAAATGCTATGAAGAGAGCTGATATAGCTATTTCCCAGCTTTCACTTGCCCAAAAGTTGAACTTGATGGAGACCCTCTGGGCAGACTTAAGTCGAGATGAAAAGGCGCTGAAATCACCGCCCTGGCATGAAGCCGTCCTTAAGGATCGAGGGGAAGCTTACGCGGCCGGCAAAGTGACCGCGTCGGATTGGGAACAGGCTAAGAAGAGGATTCAAAAGAAGGTCTCATGAAGATAAGAATCCTTAGCGCAGCTGAAGAGGATCTTGAAGAGGGATGTCGTTTCTATGAGTCGCAGTCTCCCGGCCTTGGATCGTATTTTCTCGATTCCCTTTATTCGGATATTGATTCGCTGACATACTTCGCAGGTATCCACCAAGTAGTTTTCAGATACCACCGCCAGCTCTCCAATCGCTTCCCGTTCGCTGTATATTATCGCATCATCGATAATGCGGTTGTGGTCTTTGCTGTCCTTGATTGCCGTCGGAATCCAAGTTGGATAAGAAGGAGACGGATGAAGGGCTAAAGACGACGGAATTGAGAATTGGAAATGCAACATAAAATTTCGGAACAGACCAACCACGCACCAAAGAGCAGCTATGTGGAAATACGCCTTGATTGGTACAGAATAATATTTCTAGTGACTGTAGTTTTCACCATTGTGACCCGTCTTTACGGGCTCGCCTATAAACCCTATCACCATGACGAGAGCCTTTACGCAACCTATTCTTGGTATCTTTATGAAGGGCGCGGATATAAATATGATCCGATGATGCACGGGCCTGCCACATTTTACATTACCGCATTGGCTTTTTCATTGTTCGGCGATAATGATTTTACCGCCCGTCTCCCTGCTGCGCTTTGTGGCGTTGCTCTGGTATGTTGCACCCCGCTCTTAAAACGACGGCTATGCAAAACTGGAAGTCTAGCAGCTGCGGTATTATTCGCAGTGTCTCCCACCTATATGTACTATTCGCGTTTCCTAAGTCATGACATCTTTGTGGCTTTCTGGGCGTTTCTCTCCGTCACATTTTATATGCGGATTCAATATACGCATAGGAGAGGCTATATCTATGGATTGAGCATTGCGCTCGCCCTTATGTTCTGCTCAAAAGTGGATTCTTACATATATCTTTTTATCTTTGTGACATTCCTTATATTCATGAAGCTTTTCGAGCGGTGCTTCTGTAAAACTTTCGCCAGCTCTGTTCATTGCCCAGCTGTTGAACAAGCCTCTGATCAAAAGGGACAAATAAAGCTCCTTGATATTGTCATTGCAGCTGCCATTTTTTTTGGCATATTTTATCTATTCTATACGAGCTTTCTAACAAACAAATCGGGCTTCATTGACGGCCTCTATCGCAAGTCTCTAAGTTACTGGTTCCACCAAAACAATATCCAGCGCATGAAAGGCCCTTTCACCGGGTTCTGCCCTATAGCTGCTACTTATGAACTACCACTTCTGATTGTGCTTTGTTCTGGCCTTATTGCATTGCTGAGAAAGAGACTCCTTGCGAAGATTATCCTCATAGCAAGTTCCGTTATTGCCCTCCCTCTTCTAATGCTATGGCGGCAGCCGCTCCCTGTGGAACCGTGGGACGCCTGGTTTCACGTAACGAATACGATGCATATTGTCTTTGCATTGTATGTATTCACACTATGCATGACCGCAACATGCATTTATCTAAGAGATGGACAGCGATTTCCTGCTTTTCTCTCATATTGGTGCTGTACAAGCGTCCTGATTTACTCTTATGGTATTGGAAAGACACCATGGCTTCTGATACACATATTGATGCCCATTATTTTATGGGCTAGTCTCTTCATAAAGGAGTTTTTAGCCTCTGAACGCTTCAGGAGCGCACCGATTGTCTATGACGTTATACTGGCGATAGGTCTCCTTTTATCGCTCCAGGCATCGATCCGTCTCTGCTTTTACAACGAGGCAAGTCCAGCCGAGCGTATGGTGTATACGCAGACCTCTATGGATATCAAAGAACCGCTCAATATGATTTCAGCCATGGCAGAGAAAACAGGGGCAGACCTGAATCTCTCCATAGGAGTACAAGGAGATTCAACATGGCCTTTGACATGGTATCTAAGAAAATACAAGAATTGGTTCTATCCGGGCCATTTCACCAAAACAGATAAAGCTGTGATTATCGTCAATTGGGAAAGGGTAAGAGACAATAGGGGAGTTCTTGAACCCTACTATAAAATTCATCGGTTGAAATTAAGAGAATGGTGGATCCCCAAGCCTTTGAATGAGCTAGAGAAACCTTTTATTGTGCTGCTAAAGTACTACTTCTTCCGAGAACCATGGAGCACTACCGGCTCACAGGACATTGCCTTTTGCATTCGAAAAGATTTAATAGGCGAACCCAGTACTGTCCGGTTATAACACAAACAATTGCAGTTGGTTGTGACATTCGACATTTATATCTTGCGGGAGATTTGTTGTAACTAACTGCGAGAGAGGCACATCTTGGATCGGGGTCGGATCGGGGTCGCACCACGGTATCTTTTTGCCATTGAAGGAGATGAGAATATTTCCAGGTCAGAATAAGGCCTTAGACGCGATTTTCGGGTCTAAAAATCGGCTGTAAGGAGGAAATGCCAGGAGGTTTCGCCTTGCCCGGGCGGATGCGCGCTCCCTCGGCTCGCTTCATTCCCACGTCCCCCTAAGTGGGATCGCTGCTCGATCCCGGCGTTGGATTTGACAGGCGTTGGATTTGCACTTGATCAGAAGCCTCATGTGGGCGATAATCTCAGTGTGAAACTTGAAGATATAAAGAAAGCTGCTTTACCGGCCTGCCGCGAGTTTAATGTCAGGCGGCTCGATCTGTTTGGCTCGATCGCCCGTGATACGACCAATGCGTCCAGCGACGTCGACTTGCTCGTCGAGTTCAGAGAGCCGAGTCGCAGCCCAGCGAAGCGGTTCTTCGGGCTTCTCCATCACCTGGAAGACACCTTGGGTTGCGAGGTCGATCTGCTGACAATGGCCAGTCTCAGGAACCCGTATTTCAGGGCACGCGTTCTGAGAGAGAGGATTCCTGTTTATGAAGGATGAAATCCTCAGCCATCTTCATGATATTCTTCAGGCTGGAAAGGCTATCAAAGGTTTTATTGCGGGGAGTACGTTCGATCAATACTCCTCTAACGAGCTGCTCCGCAGTGGGGTAGAACGGAAGCTTGAGATTATCGGAGAAGCGCTCAGCAGGATCAAACGGGACGAGCCAGAGCTGTTACAGAAGATTCGCGAATACCGCGACATTATCTCCTTCAGAAACATACTTGTCCACGGCTATAGCACTATCGATGATCGTATTGTATGGGCCATTGTCGACGAGGATCTCGATAATCTTCTTAAGGACGTGGGCAATTTCCTGCAGTAGAATACCGCGCGAACAAATCATTCGAGTGGGCGCCCCCTGCGGGGCTGGCGCTTTGACGGCGCGGATGCGCGAGCCTTCTGCTCGCTCCCTTTCTGGGCTGTCCGCTCGCTCCTTGGCACTTTCAACTTTCCGCTTTAAACTTTAGACTGTGGTTATGGCCACAACCCCCGATATCCCGACGCCTCGGCAACGCGGCCAACGCCGAGCATCATCGCCCCCATGCGCATATCGACGCGGTATTTCTCCATCATGGCAATGGTTTCGGTGAACGCCTGTGTCATCACCCTGCGCAGCTTCTCGTTGACCTCCTCCTCCGACCAGAAGTAGGCATTAGGAACTGAAAAGGGGACAGGCTACTTTTCAGCCTATATCTCTCTGACAGGTAGTGAGTTATGAAGCGTTGTAGTTGAAAATCAGCCTGTTTGAAGATTACTGAGGTCAAATGTAATGTGCGGTCTGATGGACTGACGCATTGCCGGGGCGGATGCGCGCTCCCTCGGCTCGCTATATTCCCGCATTCCGCTCCTGCCTACAGGCAGGCAGCGGGATCGCCGCTCAATTCCGACATTCGCTCAAAATATGGAATGAAATAACCGTACCTTTGTAGTATCATAAGTGCTGGAGGATATTGAAATGACTCGTGAGTTTAACGTTGTTATCGAAAAAGATGAGGACGGCTACTTCGTTGCCAGCGTCCCCGCGCTTAGGGGTTGCCACACCCAAGCCAAGTCGCTGGATGTGTTGATGAAGCGTGTTCGCGAAGCCATTGAGCTATGTCTAGAGGTTGAAAAGCCGGTATCAAATGAGTTTGTCGGCGTGCAGCGCGTGGCAATAAGAATATGAGTAGAATTCCTGCAATCGCAGGCGGCCAGCTCATTAAGACGCTACAGCGACTCGGTTTTGAAGTCATCCGTATCAAGGGTAGCCATCATTTCCTTCGGCATCCTGACGGGCGGTGTACTGTAGTGCCGGTTCATCGAAAAGAAATAATCGGTCGAGGGCTCCTTGGCCAGATACTTCGCGACTGCGAAATTACCCGTGAAGAATTTCAAGACCACCTCTGAGCAACCAAGTCATTCGATCGAGCACCCCTCCCCGCGTCCCATTGAGGGGGAGCGCCGCTCAATTCCAGCGTTTTGCTGAGAAGGATAGAGATAGGATGAAGGTCATCTACAAGATCACCTATCCAAACGGGAAGATCTACGTCGGGCAAGACCTGACCGATAGCATCAACTACTTCGGTAGCGCGAGTAGTGAACTCATCGCGAAGGATTTCATCACGGAACAGAGACGGGACTTCACAATTCGAAAAGAAATTCTCTGGGAGTCGGAGTCGGCATCCGACTCCGAGGTAAGTCAGAAGGAAGTTGAGTTCATCCGGAAAGTCAGATCGAACAACCCAGCAATTGGCTACAATCAGTGGCCGAAACTCAGAGAATAGGAAGCACAACAAGCCGTTCCACGCGACAGCATATCGCCGCGCGTGAACGACGGCGTCAGGCTGTAATCACGGCCACAATCCCCGGTACCCCGCCGCCTCGGCCACCCTGCCGACGCCGAGCATCATCGCCCCCATGCGCATATCGACGCGATATTTCTCCATCATGGCAATGGTTTCGGTGAACGCCTGTGTCATCACCCTGCGCAGCTTCTCGTTGACCTCCTCCTCCGACCAGAAGTAGGCCTGGAGGCTCTGCACCCATTCGAAGTACGACACGGTGACGCCGCCCGCATTGGCGAGGATGTCGGGCACCACAAGGACTCCCCGTTCCCTCAGGATGCGGTCTCCCGAGGGTGTGGTGGGGGCGTTGGCGGCCTCCACGATGATCTGCGCCTTTATGTGCGGCGCGTTCTGTTCGGTGATCTGGCCTTCGAGCGCCGCGGGGATGAGGATGTCGCACTGGCATTCCAGGAGCTGTTTGTTGGTGATCGGCTTGCCACCGGAGAACTCACGGAGCGGCTTCTTCTGCGCCATGTGCGCGAGCACCTTGGGGATGTCCAGGCCGGCGGGATTGTGCGTGCCCCCGGAGACGTCGCTCACCGCGACGACCTTGCCGCCGTGCTCGTGGATGATGCGCGCAGTGTACGAGCCCACGTTGCCGAAGCCCTGGATGGCCACCGAGACTTCGCCCAGTGAAAGCCCTTTATAGGCGCATGTCTGTTCCGTGACGTAAAAGACCCCCCGTGCGGTCGCCTCGAGCCTGCCCTTGGATCCGCCGAGGCAGAGCGGCTTGCCGGTTACGACTCCCGGCACGCTGTGGCCGAGGTTCATGCTGTAGGTGTCCATGATCCAGCCCATGACCTTCGGGTTGGTATTCACGTCAGGCGCGGGGATGTCTTTGTCGGGCCCGATGATGATCGAGATCTCGCTCGCGTAGCGGCGCGTCAGCCGTTCGATTTCGAACTCGGACATCTGCGACGGGTCGCACACCACTCCCCCCTTGGAGCCGCCGTAGGGGATATTGACCACTGCGCACTTCCATGTCATGAGCATGGCGAGGGCGGTTATCTCGTTGAGGTCCACCTGGGGGTGGTATCGTATGCCCCCCTTGCAGGGGCCCCGCTCCATGCTGTGCTGCACGCGGTACCCCGTGAAGACCTTGAGGTGCCCGTCATCCATGCGGACTGGCACGGAGACAATCAGTATCCGCTGGGGGGTTTTCAGCTTCTCGTGGATATCAGGGTTGATCTTGAGTTTCTGCACGGCGAGGTCAAGCTGCTGGAGCACCATGTCCAGTGGGCCCTGCCCGTCGCCGACCTTGAGCAATTTCTTCATATGATTCCTTTCTCCGGTAGATGAGACCTATAACCAATACACCGATGATTAACGTGCCTACCTGATCTACCCGGGCGCGATGAATCGCGCCCCTACGGCAGGTAAATCAAAAATATCAGGGCAATCAGGTGCAGGATTCAAATCATCTATTCAACCGCTCCACCACGAGCGCTGCGATCTCCGTCCCCACGCGGAACTGGCCCTCTACGGTAGAGGCGCCGATGTGCGGAGTCACGATGACATTGTCCAGTTTGAGGAGGGGATTACCCTCAGGCGGCTCCTTCTCAAAAACGTCAATAGCCGCCCCTCTCACCTTCCCGCTCGTGAGCGCCGCGCAGAGCGCCTGCTCGTCCACGATGCCGCCCCGGGCGCAGTTGATGATGACCACGCCCTTCTTCATCATGTCGAACTGCTTCTTGCCGATCATGTGCGTCGTCTCCTTCGTCTTCGGGACGTGGAGGGTGATGATGTCAGACTCCCTGAGCAGCGTATCGAGGTCGCACGTATCCATCAGGGGCGCCTGGACGGTCGGCGCGCAGCAGCCGAACGGGTCGTAGGTGGTGACCTTCATCCCAAGCCCCATCGCGCGCACGGCGACCTCCTGCCCGATGCGTCCGATCCCGATGACGCCGAGCCGCTTTCCGTAGAGTTCAAATCCGGTGAACTTTTTCTTCTCCCATTTACCGGCCTTGATGGAGGCGTCAGCCTGGGGAATGAAGCGGGCGAGGGCGAACATGAGGCCGATGGCGAGTTCAGCCACGGAGATCGAAGAAGCCCTCGGGGTATTCAGGATGGGGATGCCGCGCTCCTTGGCGCACGCGGCGTCGATATTGTCGAGCCCCACACCTCCGCGCGCGATGACCTCGAGCTTCTTCCCTGCCTCGATGACCTTGCGCGTCACCTTGGTCGCGCTCCTGACGATGATGGCGCTATAGTCTCCGATGCACTTCACAAGTTCCTCCTCGTTCAAGCCGATCTTCTCGTCAACGCCGAGACCGGCATTCTTGAGGATCGCGACCGCCTCTTTCGCGAGAGGGTCGCAGATGAGCACCTTTTTCATAGTTCCTCCTTTATATTAACCTACTATCGTGAGCCGGCGCGAATCACCAGGCAACGAGCAGTTAAATGCTCGAATAATGGCGAACGCGCGCTGCGCGGATATGCGATTATGTGCGGCTCACGCAAGATTCAATTTGTTTATCACGAGTCCGGTGTACAGTTTCGGATAGAAATCCGTGGATTTCTGCGGCATGCGCTCGCCGTTCCCCGCGATCTTCGCGACTTGCCGTGCCTTCGTGGGGTTGAGGAAGATGGCCATCTGGTATTTCCCCTCATCCACCATCTTCACCGCCAGATCGGCGTAACGCTCGTAGGCCACGTTGGTTTCCTCTTCGAGCTTTTTCTTGTCAATCCCGAGGAGGTGCTCAAGGATCGCGTGAATGATGCTCACATCGAGCCGCTTCCAGCCGTCGGATGCATCCGGGCGCATGAGTCCGGCAACATCCGTCTCATTTTTGAGCGTCAGCAGCGTAAACGCATCGCCGAGGTAGAGGCCGAAGCGATGGTCCGCGCCGTTCTGCATTTCCATCCTGCGAAGCAGATCGGCGAGATCCGCGCAGCGCTCGGTCTTGAAAAATTTAGCCAGCTCTTTCGGGAAAGAAGCGATCTGGGCGGGCGTGAGGTTGAAAAGCAGCCGGTGCGTGGGGAGGATGGTGAGGCCGCGGTCATGCATGGATACGAACGCCATGAGGTGGTTGTCGTAGGTTTCGTTCCCCGGCATACACCGCACGCCCTTTTCCCTCATCTCTCTGCGGTAGTTGAGCGCGGTCTCGTACCGGTGGTGTCCGTCCGCGATGAAGAGTGTCTTGCCCTCCATGAGAGCCATGACCTTCTGCTGAATGCTCCTGTCCGTCACCACCCATACCCGGTGGATCACCCCATTGTCATCACTGGCTTTGATATCCGGTGGGCGGCGGGTTTCCCGCGAGAGGACGGCGGTGACCTCGTTGTCCGGATCGGAGTAGAGCATGAAGATGAGCCCCGATTGCGCGGCCGTCGCGCGCATGAGATTGAGTCGGTCTGCCTTCGGGCCTGCGAGCGTCCGCTCGTGAGGCATCACGCCGCCCTTCCCGAATTCCTCAAGCTGGCCGAGCGCGATGAATCCATGCCGTGTTCTTGCCGGTGCTCCCGGGAGGGGATACTCCTCGTCGTAAATATAGAGCGCCTCTCGTTCGTCCCTGACGAGGATCCCCTCAGCGATACATTTCTCGAGGAAGTCGCGGGCGCGGGTGTATTGATTGTGCTGCGCGTCATCCCGGGGGGTTGTCTTCCCTTTTGAAAAGCGAACGATGTTGTACGGGTTGCGCCGATAATACTTCTCCTGGAGCTCGGGCGTGATTTTG
The DNA window shown above is from Candidatus Auribacterota bacterium and carries:
- a CDS encoding HNH endonuclease, which gives rise to MAKFETNWLDDRSDEAVLAEIRRVAALMPDRRLTKDAFNSQSKIKSSAIEIRFGSWSEATRRAGLIDALPDYSDAAIIEDLRRISESFPNGPFTIAFYSAQGRYSPSCVKRRFGGWREALDAAGVGSRFVGPFTTERMRSQPGRTMSDEEILAQIRDVAARLDKACLSGADIVANSEISQSQLFRRFGSVSKALRQAGIKQVSHGRRHTEDEVFENLLEVWTHYGRPPTVSEMDKPPSTVGKNTYIHRYGGWRKALKAFVERANSEADGDPAHDLKQDTSNLVGRTGPTKSTTTSAAGPSRPQSVSQIIARPRITRPAPTNIKPEDRRDPNIGLRYKVLQRDRFRCQRCGRSPATELGCRLHVDHIIPFSKGGKTTFENLRALCVDCNVGKSNRSV
- a CDS encoding addiction module protein encodes the protein MKRADIAISQLSLAQKLNLMETLWADLSRDEKALKSPPWHEAVLKDRGEAYAAGKVTASDWEQAKKRIQKKVS
- a CDS encoding type II toxin-antitoxin system RelE/ParE family toxin; its protein translation is MKIRILSAAEEDLEEGCRFYESQSPGLGSYFLDSLYSDIDSLTYFAGIHQVVFRYHRQLSNRFPFAVYYRIIDNAVVVFAVLDCRRNPSWIRRRRMKG
- a CDS encoding TIGR03663 family protein, with product MQHKISEQTNHAPKSSYVEIRLDWYRIIFLVTVVFTIVTRLYGLAYKPYHHDESLYATYSWYLYEGRGYKYDPMMHGPATFYITALAFSLFGDNDFTARLPAALCGVALVCCTPLLKRRLCKTGSLAAAVLFAVSPTYMYYSRFLSHDIFVAFWAFLSVTFYMRIQYTHRRGYIYGLSIALALMFCSKVDSYIYLFIFVTFLIFMKLFERCFCKTFASSVHCPAVEQASDQKGQIKLLDIVIAAAIFFGIFYLFYTSFLTNKSGFIDGLYRKSLSYWFHQNNIQRMKGPFTGFCPIAATYELPLLIVLCSGLIALLRKRLLAKIILIASSVIALPLLMLWRQPLPVEPWDAWFHVTNTMHIVFALYVFTLCMTATCIYLRDGQRFPAFLSYWCCTSVLIYSYGIGKTPWLLIHILMPIILWASLFIKEFLASERFRSAPIVYDVILAIGLLLSLQASIRLCFYNEASPAERMVYTQTSMDIKEPLNMISAMAEKTGADLNLSIGVQGDSTWPLTWYLRKYKNWFYPGHFTKTDKAVIIVNWERVRDNRGVLEPYYKIHRLKLREWWIPKPLNELEKPFIVLLKYYFFREPWSTTGSQDIAFCIRKDLIGEPSTVRL
- a CDS encoding nucleotidyltransferase family protein — protein: MGDNLSVKLEDIKKAALPACREFNVRRLDLFGSIARDTTNASSDVDLLVEFREPSRSPAKRFFGLLHHLEDTLGCEVDLLTMASLRNPYFRARVLRERIPVYEG
- a CDS encoding DUF86 domain-containing protein — protein: MKDEILSHLHDILQAGKAIKGFIAGSTFDQYSSNELLRSGVERKLEIIGEALSRIKRDEPELLQKIREYRDIISFRNILVHGYSTIDDRIVWAIVDEDLDNLLKDVGNFLQ
- a CDS encoding type II toxin-antitoxin system HicB family antitoxin, whose protein sequence is MTREFNVVIEKDEDGYFVASVPALRGCHTQAKSLDVLMKRVREAIELCLEVEKPVSNEFVGVQRVAIRI
- a CDS encoding type II toxin-antitoxin system HicA family toxin — protein: MSRIPAIAGGQLIKTLQRLGFEVIRIKGSHHFLRHPDGRCTVVPVHRKEIIGRGLLGQILRDCEITREEFQDHL
- a CDS encoding GIY-YIG nuclease family protein; amino-acid sequence: MKVIYKITYPNGKIYVGQDLTDSINYFGSASSELIAKDFITEQRRDFTIRKEILWESESASDSEVSQKEVEFIRKVRSNNPAIGYNQWPKLRE
- a CDS encoding Glu/Leu/Phe/Val dehydrogenase, with the translated sequence MKKLLKVGDGQGPLDMVLQQLDLAVQKLKINPDIHEKLKTPQRILIVSVPVRMDDGHLKVFTGYRVQHSMERGPCKGGIRYHPQVDLNEITALAMLMTWKCAVVNIPYGGSKGGVVCDPSQMSEFEIERLTRRYASEISIIIGPDKDIPAPDVNTNPKVMGWIMDTYSMNLGHSVPGVVTGKPLCLGGSKGRLEATARGVFYVTEQTCAYKGLSLGEVSVAIQGFGNVGSYTARIIHEHGGKVVAVSDVSGGTHNPAGLDIPKVLAHMAQKKPLREFSGGKPITNKQLLECQCDILIPAALEGQITEQNAPHIKAQIIVEAANAPTTPSGDRILRERGVLVVPDILANAGGVTVSYFEWVQSLQAYFWSEEEVNEKLRRVMTQAFTETIAMMEKYRVDMRMGAMMLGVGRVAEAAGYRGLWP
- a CDS encoding hydroxyacid dehydrogenase, which gives rise to MKKVLICDPLAKEAVAILKNAGLGVDEKIGLNEEELVKCIGDYSAIIVRSATKVTRKVIEAGKKLEVIARGGVGLDNIDAACAKERGIPILNTPRASSISVAELAIGLMFALARFIPQADASIKAGKWEKKKFTGFELYGKRLGVIGIGRIGQEVAVRAMGLGMKVTTYDPFGCCAPTVQAPLMDTCDLDTLLRESDIITLHVPKTKETTHMIGKKQFDMMKKGVVIINCARGGIVDEQALCAALTSGKVRGAAIDVFEKEPPEGNPLLKLDNVIVTPHIGASTVEGQFRVGTEIAALVVERLNR
- a CDS encoding DUF1015 domain-containing protein, which gives rise to MAKIYPFRAFRYNQKKVPDIGAVFAEPYDKITPELQEKYYRRNPYNIVRFSKGKTTPRDDAQHNQYTRARDFLEKCIAEGILVRDEREALYIYDEEYPLPGAPARTRHGFIALGQLEEFGKGGVMPHERTLAGPKADRLNLMRATAAQSGLIFMLYSDPDNEVTAVLSRETRRPPDIKASDDNGVIHRVWVVTDRSIQQKVMALMEGKTLFIADGHHRYETALNYRREMREKGVRCMPGNETYDNHLMAFVSMHDRGLTILPTHRLLFNLTPAQIASFPKELAKFFKTERCADLADLLRRMEMQNGADHRFGLYLGDAFTLLTLKNETDVAGLMRPDASDGWKRLDVSIIHAILEHLLGIDKKKLEEETNVAYERYADLAVKMVDEGKYQMAIFLNPTKARQVAKIAGNGERMPQKSTDFYPKLYTGLVINKLNLA